TGTTGGCCTGAGAAAATTTGCCGCCCCCCGCCTGGGGACTCACCAGAGATCGGTTGCCTTGCCAGCTGGGCGCTTTGCGGTGTCTGTCCGGAAACCACCGACTCACTTTGTAAGTGGCAGTCCGTAAGAGGTGATACGGACCACGACGGTAATGGGTTTGCCAATATGTCTAGCGACAGGCAACGGTTGGCGACGACCAACGACCTTGGGCGTGGACTACAGGCCGCATAGCCCAGTCACCCATGAATATAGGGGTTCTATAAATCGGCGTAAATTAAAAATGGTCAAAACATGGTATTCAGGCGGTTTGCCGGAGGATCGGACGATTCTCGGTCGTCTGGGCCACCGCGTTACGCCATCGTTATCGTTCGTAAATGGTGAGTTCTTAGCCTGAGGTCCTGCGGTTCACGATGTCTGGACGCCAAGTGGTTCGTTTCCGTTCCCGGCCGCGAGACCGGACCGACAGCCAGCACCGTTTTTGCCTGCCCAGTCGACGCGGATGCTTTGGCATTCCCTTCGAGCCCGGTACAAACCGCCAGGCCCACCTTCTGTTCCGAGGCCTTCTCTGGCTAGACTGAATCTCCTCGGCCGCGCCGGTGCTCTGGGAGCCCGCGGTCGGATAGCCGAGCGACTTGGCAGGCCGGTTCGCGGCCGGGGCGGGTTCGGCTGGCAAGCGGTCCTACGACTCTCTTCTCTATGCGCATTTTGTTCGCCAGTCATGTGCCGCTCGTCGACGCCGATGCAGGCGGAAGCGCCGATGCCCTGGCAGACGGCTTGGTCCGCGCCGGGCACTCGCTGCGCGCGGTGGTTGTCGACGGAGAAGCCTTGCGCGAAGAATGGATTCCCACACGTCGCGTGGTCTGTCGTCGCAACGATCCGTCTGCCGACCTGCCCTTCGCAGTGCCACGCTTTGTTACTTTGCCGGACGGGCGCGGGCAGCGATTTGTCGATCTGTCGGACGAAGAATTCGTCGCCTACCGGCAGGCCTTGCGCGTGGCACTTGACGACGAAATTGCCCAGTTCGATCCACAGATCGTTCATTGCGAACACATCTGGCTGATGGGCCACTTGGCACTCGAATCTGGTGTGCCCTATGTGCTAACGGCGTATCAGGCCGAGTTGGATGCATTGCGCAGCGACGCACGCTTCCGTCGTCTGGCCGAAGAGGCCGCCGAGAATGCCGGCCGTGTGATTGTGGCCAACGAGGAACTGGGCCGCGCCGTGCATGCGATCTTTGGAGATCTCGATGGTCGCGTTGTGGTCGTTCACCGTCTCGAGGCCAATGAATCCGATAACGTCGCGGCTCAATGTGCCCTGGAAGTTGCCGACATCTATCGTCAGGTGTTGGACGAACGATTGGGTCGGCGCTGGCACGCCTGACGATCTATAAGCCGCCGGTGCGCGGCGCGGGCAGTTATACTGGCACGGCGCCGACTCGGTGCGCGAACGCACTCGTCATGAATTTTGCCAAGCGGCGCCGGGTCGCTTTTCTTAGCCCCGCTTTTGACTTCGTGGAAGGCATGTTCGCAAATGACCGACAAAGCCGACGACATCTGCCCGCGCCCCGAGGTGTTGCGTCCGCAGCCAACGCAGCCGTTGGTTGCGCCGTTGTATACGGCCGCGGTGTACCGCTGCGAAAATATCGCTCAGGCCGATGCTCTGTTGAGTGGGGAACTGACCGGTTATGCCTATCAGCGAGATGGCCATCCGAATGCCGACCTGTTAGCCGATAAGTGCCGCGAGTTGCACAGCGCGGAGCGTGCGGCGATTTGCTCGACAGGCATGGGGGCTTTGGCCGTGGCCGTCCTCTCGCAGCTTGCCCCCGGCGACCGCGTGTTGGTGAGCAATCAGCTCTATGGCCGTACATTGACCCTGCTCACCACGGAATGCACGCGGCTGGGGATCGCCAGCACCGTGATCGACGTTTGCGATTTGCCGCAAGTGCGCGGCGCTTTCGACGCCACAACGCGGCTGCTGGTGGTCGAGACGATTGCCAATCCGCTGCT
This DNA window, taken from Pirellulales bacterium, encodes the following:
- a CDS encoding glycosyltransferase, coding for MRILFASHVPLVDADAGGSADALADGLVRAGHSLRAVVVDGEALREEWIPTRRVVCRRNDPSADLPFAVPRFVTLPDGRGQRFVDLSDEEFVAYRQALRVALDDEIAQFDPQIVHCEHIWLMGHLALESGVPYVLTAYQAELDALRSDARFRRLAEEAAENAGRVIVANEELGRAVHAIFGDLDGRVVVVHRLEANESDNVAAQCALEVADIYRQVLDERLGRRWHA